Genomic segment of Dromiciops gliroides isolate mDroGli1 chromosome 3, mDroGli1.pri, whole genome shotgun sequence:
tgtgaccctgggcaagtcacttaaccctcattgccctggggggggggggtggaagagaAATCAATAGACTGAGGTTaggagaggctaaatgattttctGATGGTCGCACAATTACcaaaggtaggattcaaacccagttctcttcTTGATTCGAagcccagaattctttccattctGCAAAACCACCTGAACTCTCCACTTCACATTATGTTGATAAACACggccaagaggaggaggaggaggaagaagaggaggtggaagaagtggaggaggaaggggagtaggaggaaggggaagaggaggaagaggaggaggagggggaggaggaggaggaagggggggggacgaggaggaggaggaagaggaggacaaaTGTGAGATAGTGGGAAGTAGCTTGCAGCCCCCATGCCACACACTAGCCACGGGCACTTGGACAAGAGGGTTTCTGGTCCATGATAACTTTCACAGTTTAtattctaagctccctcccagcttcaCAATTCTGGGTTCTAACATTCTCTATTCTATGTCTCCTCTAGCCCTAACCACCTATGTTCTAGGGGATTTCCCAACACCAACATTCTCTCTTCTCAGTTACCTGTCAGCTTCAAAACTCTATGTTCTAACACTGTCCAGCCTAAGTTTCCCCTACCTTTAGCAttttgtgctttaaggtttttctGAGCACTggcatcctatgttctaaggatCTACTTCTAGTATTCTATGTTCAAATAGCCCCTCAAGCTCTAACAGTCTATATGCTAAGAACCctcccagctgtgacattctgaattctaagggttctcccagctctgccattctgtgTCCTAGGCCCTTCCCagatctgacatcctgtgttctaaggtcccttccagctctgaccttctgtctTCTatctccttccaactctgatattctgtgtgcTAAGGTCCCTCTCAGTTCAGACATTCTGagttctcaggtcccttccaatgcttttttttttttttggtgaggcaattgggattaagtgacttgcccagggtcacacagctagtaggtgtcaagggtctgaggccagatttgaaatcaggtcctgaatccagggccgatgctctatctactgtgccttccaattctaacctgctatttttttttggtgaggcaattggagttaagtgacttgcccagagtcacacagctagtaagtgtcaaatatctgaggtctgatttgaactcaggtcctcctgaatccagggctggtgctttatccactgcgccacctagctgccccttaacctgCTACTTTCTAACCTTCACTGTACTAAGTCTCTTGGCCTCTAAGCCTAGTCACTTCTTAGGCCCCAGCACTCATCCCATATGTCAAGATTTCTtccatttcaggggcagctaagtggcacagtggataaagcaccagccctggattcaggaagacctgagttcaaatttgacctcagatacttcttgacacttactagctactagctgtgtgaccctgggcaagtcacttaaccctcattgccctgatatatatatatatatagtgtatgtatgcatgtatgtgtgtatatatatatatatatatatatatatagtatgtatgcatgtatgtatatgtatgtgtgtgtgtatatatatgtgtgtgtgtatatatatatatgtgtgtgtgtatatatatatatatatgtgtgtgtgtgtgtgtgtgtgtgtgtgtatatatatatatatatatatatatatatatatatatatcttctattTCTAAGCATCTCTGAATTCTCAGTCTCCACACACACATGCGGACTAGACATTGACTCTggtccagagtaacacagctgCATGCAAACTCTCTGAACCCCCATGGGTTTGGGGGAGTCACCTGGATTTCCTGCCCAGTAGGTACCGAGCCAAGCCTTGATCTGGCCAGATCCTTCCACTCCCACAGGCCTGAGGACACTTTCACTTCTATTCAGAAATCCCCTTGTTCACACCCCAGGGCATAGTTCCTCCACCCAGAGCATTTCCTTTCTTAGAATCTCCTCAGAAGCCCCTCTCTGTAGACAGAAACCCAAAGAGAACCTAGTGCTTGAGACATCGGTGCAAAGCCAAGCGGAATGAACGTTCTATGGGCCTGCAAACCTTAACATGCTTGTTGTGTGAAGCTTGGGGCCACTTCTGCTAGGAGGGAAAGCGATTTTGCTTTCTTGAAGTAGAGGTAAGCAATCTATTGCTTCACACACCCTGTGGTTACGTCACGTCAAGCTTatcatttttctatttgctcTAACTGTCCTTCCCAGTAACGATGTTTGCATGGCTCAACCTACCAACCTCCCAGACTCTCCAGGGAGGGATCTGCTGGGGCCAGTAGAGTTTGCCCCCTGCCCCGATCCCAGAAGCCTTCCCATCACCCATCTTGGCCCTGAAGCTCCAGtattgggtaagtcatttcctctGCTTGCTCTTCAGCCTCCCTCCTCCAACAAGGGAGAAGTGATGGACAACAAAGCCAGTGCAGACTGGGGTGGCAGTGccagaggggtggggaggatctACTTGGATCCTCTCAGATCCCCTGAGACCTTGCTTCCGGaacaagggaggggaagagaaagggggggagTACAAGAGGGTCTTTTAGAAAGTGCTGAAAAAAGACTTGTCTTGCCACGCTTGGCCACGGGCCCATGACTCCAGCCCTGGgcacttcctccctctctcctcttttgtaGACTATGGTGACATTTCAAACAAGAGCACTTGTCTCATTGAAATGCCCCTTGTAGGGTTTTTCAGGTTGGCAGcagcccccacccctttcctacTAGTGAAGGTTGATGGGAGGAGGTGTATACAGAATTGTGAGATGCATAGGATGTGCAGTTAAGATTGCAGGCTTCACTGtgtgccctggaaaaaaaaaaaagattgcaggcttcagagctagaaggaacctttggGATCACTCAATCCTAGCCCTGCTACATACCTGTGttaccttaggcaaattactttaagtctgggcctcactttccgtAAGATGAAATTGGGCTGGGTGACTTCAATGGCCTCCCCTGGCTCTATGACTAAATCCTTGAAGCTATCCAGTGATGGAGAATATTTCACTTCCCAAGGCAGCCATCTTTGGGTAGCACTAATTTGTTAGAAAGTCCTTCCTCGCTGGGCAGCATGCCTAAAACCATGGCTACTGGGAAAATGAGCCTGGTGGATCTCTTGCCCGTGTCACTCAGaaacttattagatgtgtgaccctgggcaagtcacttaaccctgtttgcctcagtttcctcatctataaaatgatccagagaaggagatgacaaaccactccagtctctttttctagaaaaccccaaatggggttgagcagaattggacatgattgaaacaactaaacaataacacaGAGGAGACAAGCCTGGTGCATCTCTTGGGCTTCGGAGTTCTGAACTATAGTGGTCCACCCTAATTTGGGTATCAATATGGTGGGCCCCTGGTCAATGGGCCATGAGTTCATCTAAAGAAGGGCAACCTGAACTGAATCATAAAGTACATAGGTCAAACCACCTGTGATAGTTCAAGAAGTAGTTTGTACTGGTGAACATCTAGAACAGTAAGCAACAATGACCAGAGTCAGCCTGGCTTCATCAGGAGCTCCTCCTGCTAGAACAACCCtgacttctttctttgatcaGATCACCAAGCTGGTAGGTGAGGAGATGGCTGTCCATACAGTTTGCCTAAACTTGAGAAAAACTTTAGCTAGAGAATCACATACTATTCTTTTGGCTAAGGTGGAAAAATATGAATCAGACAATGAAATCAATGGCAGCAGAAACTGGTTGGATGTCTGGATTGAAAGAAGAGCTTTTAATAGTTCAATGCCCAGATGGCAGGAGGTCTCCGGTGGAGTGCCCCAAGGATCTGGGTTTGGTCAAGTGTTGTTGattcagtgacttggatgaaggtgTAGATGGCATCGAGTTTGCTGCCAACATGAAGCTGGGCAGGATAGCCAACAGAGAgggtggcagagtcaggatctaTGTAGGTCAGAGCCTTGGTCTGAATctattaagatgaaattcaatgggGACAAAGTTTTACAGGTACAATATGGTTAAGTCACAGATGGACAGCTCTCATGCTGAAAAATGTCTGGGGGCTCAGTGGGCTGCAGTCTCAAGGAGTCAACAACATGATGTGGTAGCCCCTAAAAGTGAATGAGATCTTGGCCACACCATCTGTGCTTTAATTCCAAGTCATTGGCAAAAATGCTCATGAACAGCACGTGACCATGCCTCACATCCATGACATATGAGAATCTGTCATGGGAACCAATCCCACTTAGGCTTGAAAAGAGAAGACCCAGGAGGGAGCAGTTAACTATCTTCTAGTTGtcgttgtttgcccttcattctcaaagaagaccatgacatgaggaggtgatgtcattacttacagtgaattagattaaagtgagggagggctgtgcaaggtcaccagccctactctctcctccagagctatctgagtccggtgacaagatatacatcaggacaactggagatggccccagatgtttaagtctattggggtcaagtgacttaccagggtcacatagctagtaagtgtctgaggtaagatttgaactcaggtcctcccaacttcagggccagtgctctatccactgcaccacctagctgcccctaactgtcTTCTAGTATTAAAGGCCAATTAGGGGAAGGAAGCATTAGATTTGTCCTGCCTGACCTCAGCAGCACTGAGTAGGAACCACAGTGGCCAGAGTAAGCTTgatatgtaaaacaaaaaaaccttcctaaccattagagctTCCCTAAAACAGGAAGGGGCTGCCCAGAGACCTGGTGGCTTCCTGccccttggaggtcttcaaatagaGGTTGGAAAACTGGCAGTCAGGTAGTCCTGGGAATTCCTTCCATGGATAAGCTGGACTAGCTGGTGATtgaaatcctttccagctctcaaatgTTATGGCCCCGGTTTGTTCAACTGATCCTTGTACAACCTGGTTGTCAGGCCCTTCACAATCCCAGTCACTCTTCTGCAAAGACTACCCTTCTAGCCctcacattctgtgttctaagggccctcccagctctgacatcctgtgttctactATCCTTCCAACTTAGACTTATgttaggtcccttctagctctgccaATCTGTTATGAGGTACCTCCTGGCTGTGACAGTCTCTGTTCTAGATCtgttccagttctaacattcttcagtctaaaggttcctttcagctctgtcATTCTACGATCTTGGGATTGAACCCCTAGAGTCAGTCACGGCTTCCCTATCTCACTTCCTGGCCCACCTGTGAATGCTGCAGGGCTAGCAGCAAAACATGATGGGGGACTAGAAGAGTTTATAATCCCCACAGAAAGGACCAGGTTACAGGAGTAGGGCTTAGTCTCTGCCTCCAACCTAGGTTGACAATTACAGGATTGATTCACAATCCACTTTGAGTTTTGGTCATTTGCACGGTTAGAGGTGCTAAGGGCCTGTGCTGATGGAGAAGAGTAAGGAAGAACTGcgggtggggagggggctgggaatCTAGAATTTGGGAGATCACCCccagttggagaaggaaaggatggaGAACAGGGAGACTTGGGACACAGAAGACAGATTCTCCACAGACCGCCCCCATTGGGGGTCAGCCCTTTCCAACATCTCCTGAGTGCCTGGGGCATGATGGGACATTAATGCTATCTTTCTTCATGTCTGTCCTTCTGCAGAGGTCTAGCTGTCCTCAGAGATCCACCCCACCATGGAGAGATGCTCGAACTCTACCAATACCTCCCATGAACACTTGGATTATGATGCCTTGCGGGACTACATGGTCCTGGATTTTCCCCAGAAGACGGCCATCGCCGTGTTGTGCTCCCTCCTGGGCATGTTGTGTGTGTTGGAGAACGCCATTGTGCTCTTCCTGATCCTGTCCTCCCCGAGGCTCCGCAGAAAATCCTCTTACCTGTTCATTAGCAGCCTCGCAGGGGCTGACTTCCTGGCCAGCTTGGTCTTCGTCATCAGCTTTGTAAAATTCCACGTCTTCCACCAGGAAGAATCTAAGCAGGCCTTCCTCCTGAAGCTTGGGGGCGTCACCATGACCTTCACGGGCTCTGTGGGCAGCCTACTGCTGACCGCCATTGACCGCTACCTCTGCTTAAGCCACCCTGCCAAATACAAGGCCCTGGCCACCCGGGGAAGGGCGCTGGTGATGCTTGCAGCCATGTGGACCATGTCAATGGTGGTCTCCTACCTGCCACTCATGGGCTGGACCTGTTGCCCTGGGCTCTGCTCTGAACTCTTTCCTCTAATTCCCAATAACTACCTGCTGAGCTGGATCCTGCTCATCGCCATTCTGCTGGTGGCCATCATCTACACTTATACTTATGTCCTGTGGAAGGCCTACCAGCACTCGGCCAGCTTGGTAGTGTACCAGCAGAAGCGGTTAATGGGTCTGTCCCGGATGCGGCTGGATGTGAGGCTGGCCAAGACCCTGGGAGTGGTGCTGATGGTGCTCCTTCTGTGTTGGCTGCCCGTGCTGACCCTCATGGTCTATAGTCTGGCTGCCTCTTTGGATGAACACATTAAGAAGGTCTTTGCCTTCTGCTCCATGCTGTGCCTGATCAATTCCATGGTGAACCCTGTCATCTACGCCCTGCGAAGTAGGGAGATCCGCTGCTCTGCCCGCAGCTGTCTGACCCGCTGGAAAAATATGCTCAGAGGCCTGGGAGCAGAGGGCTCGGAGGATGTTCAGAAGTCCTCagtcacagagacagagggggagaccAAAGTAACCTGATGTAACATGTAAAAGTAACATGGCCTCCCTGTTGTCTATTTAGGTTTCTGATATCAAAAGTAACAAGCATTCCTACCTTCTCAAAAGCACTTATAATTagcactaattttttttctttcagtataaATATAACAGAGGCAATGtgttgagagacagagagagagagggagggagagggaaaggaagaggaagacttgggctcaaatcttgcctttgacatatactggctgtatgaccttgagctaATCACTTACCAGAGCTCTAGGCTACTCTctcagtttcagagaaggtgttgacctgcactggtagagggcaTTTGCTCACCTGGatttccaatgaaatcacaggtccagtgaCTATCCCAATCGCCAAcagtaaaaatacatttttcccaTCCATATTGTGGGTGTTAGGGGTGCCCTCCCCTTCCCAAAATCTAGAAAATCTGCGTAAagttttttggccctccctttgtaccagaggagaagtctgaattatgatattaaaagataaaatatgttggcATTATACATtactatatgtatattttgtgtaTTCCTGAGTTTCTCaactttttctgtcatctgctAACCTTTAAGTGTTGTCTGTAACATCTacaaaactccccaaaattcccatttaatttcttatgctgacatGAGATACAGCAAAATCGCAATGGGGGAAGTGCAGAGGTGGAAGGAATAGCTGTAATGGGATACTGATAAGCTAGCCACCCCAAAAGGTgagtgggagaaaggaaggagaga
This window contains:
- the CNR2 gene encoding cannabinoid receptor 2 translates to MERCSNSTNTSHEHLDYDALRDYMVLDFPQKTAIAVLCSLLGMLCVLENAIVLFLILSSPRLRRKSSYLFISSLAGADFLASLVFVISFVKFHVFHQEESKQAFLLKLGGVTMTFTGSVGSLLLTAIDRYLCLSHPAKYKALATRGRALVMLAAMWTMSMVVSYLPLMGWTCCPGLCSELFPLIPNNYLLSWILLIAILLVAIIYTYTYVLWKAYQHSASLVVYQQKRLMGLSRMRLDVRLAKTLGVVLMVLLLCWLPVLTLMVYSLAASLDEHIKKVFAFCSMLCLINSMVNPVIYALRSREIRCSARSCLTRWKNMLRGLGAEGSEDVQKSSVTETEGETKVT